The Skermanella pratensis genome has a window encoding:
- a CDS encoding Rrf2 family transcriptional regulator — protein sequence MRLSTKGRYAVMAMVDLASSSRGGPIALADIAERQEISLSYLEQLFAKLRKGGLVKSVRGPGGGYLLAHPADAMRISDIILAVDEPIRATRCAAGSPAGCRTNRSRCLTHDLWEELGNQIHLYLSSVTVADVCERRILGSSHVMLPEAVSEPRAAAAE from the coding sequence GTGAGACTGAGCACCAAGGGGCGGTACGCCGTGATGGCGATGGTCGATCTTGCAAGCAGCAGCCGGGGCGGCCCGATAGCGCTCGCGGACATCGCCGAGCGGCAGGAAATCTCGCTCTCCTACCTGGAGCAGCTGTTCGCCAAGCTGCGCAAGGGCGGCCTGGTCAAAAGCGTGCGCGGCCCCGGCGGCGGCTACCTCCTGGCCCATCCGGCCGACGCCATGCGGATTTCCGACATCATCCTGGCGGTGGACGAGCCGATCCGCGCCACCCGCTGCGCCGCCGGTTCCCCGGCCGGCTGCCGGACCAACCGCAGCCGCTGCCTGACCCATGACCTGTGGGAGGAACTGGGCAACCAGATCCACCTTTATCTCAGCAGCGTAACCGTCGCCGACGTGTGCGAGCGCCGCATCCTCGGATCTTCCCACGTCATGCTGCCGGAAGCGGTCAGCGAACCCCGGGCGGCGGCGGCCGAATAG
- a CDS encoding molecular chaperone DnaJ, whose translation MSERKGGGPRGGSGKGRIGGGPGTVAGDLVPCWLCSHSVSPRALFCHNCGTVQPPRSIDPFTRLGLPIRFDLDPAGLERQFAGFRRTLAPERFESKGPREKSNARAQLDTFKHAYDTLRDPIRRARLLLDTAHGAGARQPLPADPELDALEAALADAGDTAELDRVANQAVRGTEQCIHDMSSAFRAGDLDAAARIVNRLERLETLAGAARQRRPGLRGDAP comes from the coding sequence ATGAGTGAACGCAAAGGCGGCGGGCCGCGGGGCGGCTCGGGAAAAGGCAGGATCGGCGGCGGGCCGGGAACGGTGGCGGGAGATCTGGTCCCCTGCTGGCTGTGCTCCCATTCGGTCTCGCCGCGCGCCTTGTTCTGCCATAACTGCGGCACGGTACAGCCGCCGCGCTCGATCGATCCCTTCACGCGGCTGGGGCTGCCGATCCGCTTCGACCTGGATCCCGCGGGACTGGAGCGCCAGTTCGCCGGATTTCGCCGGACGCTTGCCCCGGAGCGGTTCGAGAGCAAGGGCCCGCGGGAGAAATCCAACGCGCGGGCGCAGCTCGACACCTTCAAGCATGCCTATGACACGCTGCGCGACCCGATCCGCCGCGCCCGCCTCCTGCTCGACACCGCCCACGGCGCCGGCGCCCGGCAGCCGCTCCCCGCCGATCCGGAGCTTGACGCCCTGGAAGCGGCTCTGGCGGATGCCGGCGACACGGCGGAACTGGACCGGGTGGCCAACCAGGCGGTGCGCGGCACGGAACAGTGCATCCATGACATGTCGTCCGCATTCCGCGCCGGGGATCTGGACGCCGCGGCGCGAATCGTGAACCGGCTGGAGCGGTTGGAAACGCTCGCCGGCGCGGCGCGGCAGCGGCGTCCCGGCCTCCGCGGCGATGCTCCCTGA
- the upp gene encoding uracil phosphoribosyltransferase has translation MQTHPDFPNLFILSHPLIQHKLSHMRDRNRSTMGFRALLKEIALLMGYEITRDLPMTTERIETPLAPMDAPVLAGKKLAIVPILRAGLGMAQGLHELVPSAREGHIGLYRDHETKQPVEYLVKLPEPEGRIFVLVDPMLATGNSAAYACDVLNRHGVEDRNIRFMALVAAPEGVRVFQKSHPDVAVFTAALDSHLDENAYIVPGLGDAGDRMFGTK, from the coding sequence ATGCAGACCCATCCCGATTTTCCGAACCTGTTTATCCTGAGCCATCCGCTGATTCAGCACAAACTCAGCCACATGCGCGACCGGAACCGCTCGACCATGGGTTTCCGCGCCCTCCTGAAGGAGATCGCGTTGCTGATGGGCTACGAGATCACCCGCGACCTGCCCATGACGACGGAGCGGATCGAGACTCCGCTGGCGCCGATGGACGCCCCGGTGCTGGCCGGCAAGAAGCTCGCGATCGTGCCGATCCTGCGCGCCGGCCTGGGCATGGCCCAAGGACTGCACGAGTTGGTGCCGTCCGCGCGCGAGGGCCATATCGGCCTCTACCGCGACCACGAGACCAAGCAGCCGGTGGAGTACCTGGTCAAGCTGCCGGAGCCCGAGGGCCGCATCTTCGTCCTGGTCGATCCCATGCTGGCGACCGGCAATTCGGCCGCCTATGCCTGCGACGTGCTGAACCGCCACGGCGTGGAGGACCGCAATATCCGCTTCATGGCGTTGGTCGCGGCGCCGGAAGGCGTTCGGGTGTTCCAGAAGTCGCATCCCGACGTGGCGGTCTTCACCGCGGCCCTGGACAGCCACCTGGACGAGAACGCCTATATCGTCCCCGGCCTGGGCGACGCCGGCGACCGGATGTTCGGCACCAAATAG
- a CDS encoding ferredoxin family 2Fe-2S iron-sulfur cluster binding protein, with amino-acid sequence MPKITFIDTEGNKRDVDAPLGLSVLEIAHRNDIDLEGACEGSLACSTCHVIVEPEWYDLLTDASEDEEDMLDLAFGLTKTSRLGCQIIMSEELDGLTVRLPSGTRNMMG; translated from the coding sequence ATGCCGAAGATCACATTCATCGACACCGAGGGCAACAAACGCGACGTGGATGCGCCCTTGGGCCTGTCGGTGCTGGAAATCGCCCATCGCAACGATATCGACCTGGAAGGGGCGTGCGAGGGCTCGCTGGCCTGCTCGACCTGCCACGTGATCGTCGAACCCGAATGGTACGACCTGCTGACCGACGCGTCCGAGGACGAGGAGGACATGCTGGACCTGGCGTTCGGCCTGACCAAGACCTCCCGCCTGGGCTGCCAGATCATCATGTCCGAGGAGCTTGACGGCCTGACCGTCCGGCTGCCGTCCGGCACGCGCAACATGATGGGCTGA
- the rpmB gene encoding 50S ribosomal protein L28 has protein sequence MARRCAVTGKGVMFGNNVSHANNKNRRRFHPNLQETSLLSDALGSMVRLRLSTNAIRTIEHKGGLDAFLLDTKDATLSLEARRIKRRIAAKVERQQAAA, from the coding sequence ATGGCACGACGTTGCGCCGTGACCGGCAAGGGCGTGATGTTTGGCAACAACGTCAGCCACGCCAACAACAAGAATCGCCGCCGCTTTCATCCGAACCTGCAGGAAACCTCGCTGCTGAGCGACGCTCTGGGCAGCATGGTGCGCCTGCGCCTGTCGACCAACGCGATCCGCACGATCGAGCACAAGGGCGGCCTCGACGCCTTCCTGCTCGACACCAAGGACGCGACCCTGAGCCTCGAAGCGCGCCGCATCAAGCGCCGCATCGCCGCCAAGGTCGAGCGGCAGCAGGCCGCCGCCTGA
- the tenA gene encoding thiaminase II has product MAARLFDRLKEAAGPEWTGYTRHEFVRRLGDGSLPEASFRHYLIQDYLFLIHFARAYALAVYKSDTLADMRQAGASLSAILDLEMGLHVRFCAGWGLDEAAMAASPEATGTLAYTRYVLERGTAGDLLDLHVALAPCIVGYAEIAAELTADPATRLEGNPYRAWIEMYAGEEYRAVAAAEMAQLDSLYARRGGEARFPDLARTFTTASRLEAGFWEMGLKLLP; this is encoded by the coding sequence ATGGCCGCACGCCTGTTCGACCGCCTGAAGGAGGCGGCGGGACCGGAATGGACGGGCTATACCCGCCACGAGTTCGTCCGCCGCCTGGGCGACGGCAGCCTGCCCGAGGCGTCGTTCCGCCATTACCTGATCCAGGATTACCTGTTCCTGATCCATTTCGCCCGCGCCTACGCGCTGGCGGTCTACAAGAGCGACACCCTGGCCGACATGCGGCAGGCGGGGGCATCGCTCTCGGCGATCCTGGACCTGGAAATGGGACTGCACGTCCGGTTCTGCGCCGGATGGGGCCTGGACGAGGCGGCCATGGCGGCCTCTCCCGAGGCGACCGGCACCCTGGCCTATACCCGCTACGTGCTGGAGCGCGGCACGGCCGGCGACCTGCTCGACCTGCATGTGGCGCTGGCTCCCTGCATCGTCGGCTATGCGGAGATCGCGGCGGAACTGACGGCCGACCCGGCGACGCGGCTGGAGGGGAACCCCTACCGCGCCTGGATCGAGATGTATGCCGGCGAGGAGTACCGGGCGGTCGCGGCGGCCGAGATGGCCCAACTGGACAGCCTGTACGCGCGGCGCGGCGGGGAGGCGCGGTTCCCCGACCTCGCCCGCACCTTCACGACCGCGAGCCGGCTGGAAGCCGGGTTCTGGGAGATGGGCCTGAAGCTGCTGCCCTGA
- the murI gene encoding glutamate racemase: protein MTFHDRPIGIFDSGVGGLTVLRALRERLPTEQLLYLGDTARLPYGTKSPETIARYAVQAAGLLVERGIKLLVVACNTASAHALDALRDAYPGIEVTGVIEPGAEAACAASASGRIAVIATESTARAGAYEAAIRRIRGDAEVATRACSVFVALAEEGWLDGPVAEAAARRYLAPLFADPEPGFGPDTLVLGCTHFPLLRPVLETVVGPGVILVDSARTTADKVALMLDRAGVASRGTHFPAEIRLLATDAPDRFARVAANFLPFPITPAMVELVDLQQASPRAVPALPARRLEV from the coding sequence ATGACCTTCCATGACCGGCCGATCGGCATCTTCGACAGCGGGGTCGGCGGCCTGACCGTGCTGCGGGCACTCCGCGAGCGGCTGCCGACCGAGCAGCTGCTCTACCTGGGCGACACCGCCCGCCTGCCCTACGGCACCAAGAGCCCCGAGACGATCGCCCGCTACGCGGTCCAGGCGGCGGGATTGCTGGTCGAGCGCGGCATCAAGCTGCTGGTGGTCGCCTGCAACACGGCATCGGCCCACGCGCTCGACGCGCTGCGCGACGCCTATCCCGGGATCGAAGTGACCGGCGTGATCGAGCCGGGCGCCGAGGCGGCCTGCGCCGCGTCGGCCAGCGGGCGAATCGCGGTGATCGCGACCGAGAGCACCGCGCGGGCCGGCGCCTACGAGGCGGCGATCCGCCGGATCCGCGGCGACGCCGAGGTCGCGACCCGGGCCTGCTCCGTGTTCGTGGCGCTGGCCGAGGAAGGCTGGCTCGACGGGCCGGTGGCGGAAGCCGCGGCGCGGCGCTATCTGGCGCCGCTGTTCGCCGACCCGGAACCCGGCTTCGGGCCGGATACCCTGGTGCTGGGCTGCACCCATTTCCCGCTTCTGAGACCCGTGCTGGAGACGGTCGTCGGACCCGGCGTGATCCTGGTGGACAGCGCACGCACCACCGCCGACAAGGTCGCCCTGATGCTGGACCGCGCCGGGGTCGCCTCCCGCGGCACGCATTTCCCGGCGGAGATCCGGCTGCTGGCGACCGACGCCCCGGACCGCTTCGCCCGCGTGGCCGCGAACTTCCTGCCCTTCCCGATCACGCCGGCCATGGTCGAGCTGGTCGATCTCCAGCAGGCCTCCCCGAGAGCCGTGCCCGCCCTGCCGGCGCGGCGGCTGGAAGTTTGA
- a CDS encoding ABC transporter permease: MPSGWTVATLLIACLVALPVAVVASRIFIPTDGVWSHLASTVLPYYLGNTLKLVLGVGAGTLVIGVGTAWLVTMCRFPGSRVLEWALLLPMAVPAYVMAYVYTDLLQFVGPVQTTLRELTGWTRHDYWFPNIRSLGGAVAMLTLVLYPYVYLLSRAAFLEQSVCVLEVSRTLGRGPYRSFFGVALPLARPAIVAGLALALMEVLADFGTVQYFAVDTFTTGIYRTWFAMGQPVAAAQLASVLMLFVLVLMLMERWSRGSAKFHHTTSRYRRLPSYRLRGLRGAAALAACALPLLLGFFVPAAALLNFTFEEGDALLGRMFWNLATNSIVLAALTSVLAVTLAVVLAYGLRLRPSPVLKGAVRVASMGYAVPGSVIAIGVLIPFARLDNALDAFLVEHFGISSGLLLSGTIAALVFAYLVRFLAVSFNTIEASLGKIRPNMDQASRVLGQTPSRTLVKVHAPLMLGSLLTAGLLVFVDVMKELPATLIVRPFNFDTLAVRTYQLAADERLAEASAPALAIVAVGILPVILLSVAITRSRPGHAED; this comes from the coding sequence ATGCCGAGCGGCTGGACGGTCGCCACCCTGCTGATCGCCTGCCTGGTGGCGCTTCCGGTGGCGGTCGTGGCGAGCCGCATCTTCATCCCGACCGACGGCGTGTGGTCCCACCTCGCCTCGACCGTGCTGCCCTATTACCTGGGCAACACGCTCAAGCTGGTCCTGGGCGTCGGGGCGGGCACGCTGGTGATCGGGGTCGGGACCGCCTGGCTGGTCACCATGTGCCGGTTTCCCGGAAGTCGGGTGCTGGAATGGGCGCTGCTGCTTCCCATGGCGGTTCCGGCCTACGTGATGGCCTATGTCTACACGGACCTGCTTCAGTTCGTCGGGCCGGTGCAGACGACGCTGCGCGAACTGACCGGCTGGACCCGGCACGACTACTGGTTCCCCAACATCCGCTCGCTGGGCGGCGCCGTCGCCATGTTGACGCTGGTGCTCTACCCCTACGTCTATCTTCTGTCGCGCGCCGCCTTCCTGGAACAGTCGGTCTGCGTGCTGGAAGTCAGCCGGACGCTGGGCCGTGGCCCCTACCGCAGCTTCTTCGGCGTGGCGCTGCCCCTGGCGCGGCCGGCGATCGTCGCCGGGCTGGCGCTGGCGCTGATGGAGGTGCTGGCCGACTTCGGCACGGTGCAGTACTTCGCCGTGGACACCTTCACCACCGGCATCTACCGGACCTGGTTCGCCATGGGCCAGCCGGTCGCGGCGGCGCAGCTCGCCTCCGTGCTGATGCTGTTCGTGCTGGTGCTGATGCTGATGGAGCGCTGGTCGCGGGGATCCGCCAAGTTCCACCACACCACCAGTCGGTACCGCCGCCTGCCCAGCTACCGCCTGCGGGGCCTGCGCGGCGCCGCGGCGCTGGCCGCCTGCGCGCTGCCGCTGCTGCTGGGCTTCTTCGTGCCGGCGGCGGCGCTGCTGAACTTCACCTTCGAAGAAGGCGACGCGCTGCTGGGGCGGATGTTCTGGAACCTGGCGACCAACAGCATCGTGCTGGCGGCGCTGACCTCGGTGCTGGCGGTCACCCTGGCCGTCGTCCTTGCCTACGGGCTTCGGCTCCGCCCCTCCCCCGTCCTGAAGGGCGCGGTGCGGGTCGCCTCGATGGGCTATGCGGTGCCGGGATCGGTGATCGCGATCGGCGTGCTGATCCCGTTCGCCCGGCTGGACAACGCGCTCGACGCCTTCCTGGTGGAGCATTTCGGCATCTCCAGCGGCCTGCTGCTGAGCGGCACGATCGCGGCGCTGGTGTTCGCCTATCTGGTCCGCTTCCTGGCGGTTTCGTTCAACACGATCGAGGCCAGCCTGGGCAAGATCCGGCCCAACATGGACCAAGCCTCCCGCGTGCTGGGCCAGACGCCGTCGCGCACGCTGGTCAAGGTCCACGCGCCGCTGATGCTGGGCAGCCTGCTGACGGCGGGCCTGCTGGTGTTCGTCGACGTGATGAAGGAGCTGCCCGCGACCCTGATCGTCCGCCCCTTCAACTTCGACACGCTGGCGGTGCGGACATACCAGCTTGCCGCCGACGAACGCCTGGCCGAAGCCTCCGCCCCGGCGCTGGCGATCGTCGCCGTCGGCATTCTGCCGGTGATCCTGCTAAGCGTCGCCATCACCCGCTCCCGGCCGGGCCACGCGGAGGATTGA
- a CDS encoding adenylate/guanylate cyclase domain-containing protein, which yields MLDRQAAMVAVTLGGYAVVGLLAWSVTGSGRFRPWMSWVFVTLDVGFILASVAVAILNTGIEADYLAGFPAVWLSPLVLAFGALRYNPILQAYVTALLAAGLAAAAATSGTPVSVTRIGVPEQLGLFFSVPPNIMRLVMLVAAGAVLALAAARARSLLRQAVEETRRRANLTRYLPPQIAARLAETGSDEARRGRHQPVAVLFTDIRGFTLRAESMDPVELGRFVGEFRARVSAAVAAHGGVIDKFIGDAVMVLFGVPDPGPRDAAAALSAARAILAEIGDWNRERLAAGRDAVAVGVGVHWGEVFCGAIGDDARLEFTVLGDTVNVAARLEETCKTAGLPLVASRQVIDAAGESPEACGWKRLEPARLRGRLQSIELYGADPR from the coding sequence GTGCTGGACCGGCAGGCGGCCATGGTGGCCGTCACGCTCGGCGGCTATGCCGTGGTCGGGCTGCTGGCTTGGTCCGTCACCGGAAGCGGGCGTTTCCGGCCCTGGATGTCATGGGTCTTCGTCACCCTGGACGTCGGTTTCATCCTGGCCAGCGTCGCGGTCGCGATCCTGAACACCGGCATCGAGGCGGACTATCTGGCGGGCTTTCCGGCAGTCTGGCTGTCACCCCTGGTCCTGGCATTCGGCGCATTGCGTTACAATCCCATTCTCCAGGCCTATGTGACCGCGCTCCTGGCCGCGGGCCTCGCGGCGGCGGCGGCCACCAGCGGCACTCCGGTCAGCGTGACCCGCATCGGCGTGCCGGAGCAGTTGGGCCTTTTCTTCAGCGTACCGCCAAACATCATGAGGCTGGTCATGCTGGTCGCGGCCGGCGCAGTGCTGGCGCTCGCGGCGGCCAGGGCCCGGAGCCTCCTGCGCCAGGCGGTCGAGGAGACCCGGCGGCGCGCCAACCTGACCCGCTACCTGCCGCCCCAGATCGCGGCGCGCTTGGCCGAGACCGGATCGGACGAGGCCCGGCGGGGCAGGCACCAGCCGGTCGCGGTGCTTTTCACCGATATCCGGGGTTTCACGCTACGCGCCGAGTCGATGGACCCGGTCGAGCTCGGCCGCTTCGTCGGCGAGTTCCGCGCCCGCGTCTCGGCCGCCGTGGCCGCCCATGGCGGAGTGATCGACAAGTTTATCGGCGACGCCGTCATGGTGCTGTTCGGCGTGCCCGACCCCGGGCCGCGGGACGCCGCCGCGGCTTTGTCAGCGGCCCGGGCCATCCTGGCGGAGATCGGTGACTGGAACCGGGAGCGCCTTGCCGCCGGGCGGGACGCGGTGGCCGTCGGTGTCGGGGTCCATTGGGGAGAGGTGTTCTGCGGCGCCATCGGGGACGATGCCCGCCTAGAATTCACCGTGCTCGGCGACACCGTCAACGTCGCCGCCCGGCTTGAGGAAACCTGCAAGACCGCGGGCCTGCCGCTCGTGGCCTCGCGTCAGGTCATCGATGCGGCGGGCGAAAGCCCGGAAGCGTGCGGCTGGAAAAGATTGGAGCCGGCACGCTTGCGCGGCCGGCTCCAATCCATCGAACTTTACGGCGCCGATCCCCGGTAA
- a CDS encoding protein adenylyltransferase SelO yields the protein MAEPDLAGFLPARHHAELGDAFFDVVEPADFPKHLLRWRNDRWAGRVGLGNLTESEWIAHFGRFEPLPGSLERPLALRYHGHQFRNYNPQLGDGRGFLFAQLRDPVDGRLLDLGTKGSGETPWSRGADGRLTLKGGIREVLATELLEARGVDTSKSFSLIETGENLFRGDEPSPTRSSVLVRLSHSHIRIGTFQRLAYLGDQASLRRLVDHGIRHYMPDVWSEDEGARTLAFFERACANVARMGAQWTAAGFVHGVINTDNVTVTGESFDYGPYRFLPVYDPKFVAAYFDPVGLYAFGRQPNALRWNLCRLAECLLPFTSPAKLELAVNGFDALFARALAGATLDRLALEHGDPAADLEFVSALYGFMASSGVPFERFFFDWRGGPESERRAGESPVAELYAGADFAPVRAGLMERRPTRAANLSHAYFEGEPCTLLIEEIEALWAPIAQSDDWSAWHAKLREIATAADAFGTLIPGRS from the coding sequence ATGGCCGAACCGGACTTAGCCGGATTTCTTCCCGCCCGCCACCACGCGGAACTGGGAGACGCCTTCTTCGACGTGGTCGAGCCCGCGGACTTCCCCAAGCACCTCCTGCGCTGGCGCAACGACCGCTGGGCCGGCCGGGTCGGGCTGGGAAATCTGACCGAGAGCGAGTGGATCGCGCATTTCGGCCGTTTCGAACCGCTGCCCGGCAGCCTGGAGCGGCCGCTGGCGCTCCGCTACCATGGCCATCAGTTCCGCAACTACAATCCGCAGCTCGGCGACGGCCGCGGATTCCTGTTCGCCCAGCTGCGCGACCCGGTGGACGGACGCCTGCTCGACCTCGGCACCAAAGGCAGCGGCGAGACGCCGTGGTCGCGCGGGGCGGACGGGCGGCTGACCCTGAAGGGCGGCATCCGGGAGGTGCTGGCGACCGAACTGCTGGAGGCCCGCGGAGTCGACACGTCCAAGAGCTTCAGCCTGATCGAGACCGGGGAGAACCTGTTCCGGGGCGACGAGCCGTCGCCCACCCGATCATCGGTCCTGGTCCGGCTCAGCCACTCCCATATCCGGATCGGCACCTTCCAGCGCTTGGCCTACCTGGGTGATCAGGCCAGCCTGCGGCGCCTGGTGGACCACGGCATCCGTCATTACATGCCCGACGTCTGGAGCGAGGACGAAGGCGCCCGGACCCTGGCGTTCTTCGAACGCGCCTGCGCCAACGTCGCCCGCATGGGCGCGCAGTGGACAGCCGCCGGTTTCGTCCATGGCGTCATCAACACCGATAACGTGACCGTCACGGGCGAGAGCTTCGACTACGGTCCTTACCGCTTCCTGCCGGTCTACGACCCCAAATTCGTCGCGGCCTATTTCGACCCGGTCGGGCTCTATGCTTTCGGCCGCCAGCCCAACGCGCTGCGCTGGAACCTGTGCCGACTGGCCGAATGCCTGCTTCCCTTCACGTCGCCGGCGAAACTGGAGCTTGCGGTCAACGGGTTCGACGCCCTGTTCGCCCGCGCGCTGGCCGGGGCGACCCTGGACCGGCTGGCGCTGGAACACGGCGACCCCGCCGCCGACCTGGAATTCGTCAGCGCGCTGTACGGTTTCATGGCGTCCAGCGGGGTTCCGTTCGAGCGCTTCTTCTTCGACTGGCGCGGCGGCCCGGAAAGCGAGCGGCGCGCCGGGGAAAGCCCGGTCGCCGAGCTTTACGCCGGGGCCGATTTCGCCCCGGTCCGCGCCGGCCTTATGGAACGGCGACCGACCCGGGCCGCCAACCTGTCCCACGCCTATTTCGAGGGAGAGCCCTGCACGCTCCTGATCGAGGAGATCGAAGCCCTGTGGGCGCCGATCGCCCAATCGGACGACTGGTCCGCATGGCACGCCAAGCTTCGGGAGATCGCGACCGCGGCGGATGCCTTCGGCACCCTTATTCCCGGGCGCAGTTGA
- the ppk2 gene encoding polyphosphate kinase 2, with product MMGTSHRMDAAMGDVKTGGKKKKKAVLELAGEVLRDAREVAAVEAHWHDLAPGHVPDKPVKKYKYVDELAKLQFELIKLQEWVRVEGLKVCIVFEGRDAAGKGGVIKRIAESLNPRVCRIVALGTPTEKERGQWYFQRYAAQLPAKGEIVLFDRSWYNRAGVEKVMGFCTDDEYKEFLRSCPLFEEMLVQSGIILVKYWFSVSDEEQERRFTERTTNPIKRWKLSPMDLESRKHWVEYSQAKDVMLKHTDLKRTPWYIVDADNKKRARLNCIAHLLRQIPYKDLLPEALELPPRQADTGYKRPAKSDQRWVPGIY from the coding sequence ATGATGGGAACCAGCCACCGGATGGATGCGGCCATGGGCGACGTGAAGACGGGCGGGAAGAAAAAGAAGAAGGCGGTCCTGGAACTGGCGGGCGAGGTGCTGCGCGATGCCCGGGAGGTCGCTGCGGTCGAGGCCCACTGGCACGACCTGGCTCCCGGTCACGTGCCGGACAAGCCGGTGAAGAAGTACAAGTATGTCGACGAGCTGGCGAAGCTGCAGTTCGAGCTGATCAAGCTCCAGGAATGGGTGCGGGTCGAGGGGCTGAAGGTCTGCATCGTCTTCGAGGGGCGGGATGCCGCCGGCAAGGGCGGCGTGATCAAGCGGATCGCCGAAAGCCTGAACCCGCGCGTCTGCCGTATCGTGGCGCTGGGCACCCCGACCGAGAAGGAGCGGGGGCAATGGTATTTCCAGCGCTACGCCGCCCAGTTGCCCGCCAAGGGCGAGATCGTCCTGTTCGACCGAAGCTGGTACAACCGTGCCGGCGTCGAGAAGGTGATGGGCTTCTGCACCGACGACGAATACAAGGAGTTCCTGCGCTCCTGCCCGCTGTTCGAGGAGATGCTGGTCCAGTCCGGCATCATCCTGGTCAAGTACTGGTTCTCGGTCAGCGACGAGGAGCAGGAGCGCCGCTTCACCGAGCGCACCACCAACCCGATCAAGCGCTGGAAGCTGAGCCCGATGGACCTCGAGTCGCGCAAGCACTGGGTCGAGTACTCCCAGGCCAAGGACGTGATGCTGAAGCACACCGACCTGAAGCGCACGCCCTGGTACATCGTCGATGCCGACAACAAGAAGCGCGCCCGCCTGAACTGCATCGCCCACCTGCTCCGCCAGATCCCCTATAAGGACCTGCTGCCCGAGGCGCTGGAACTCCCGCCGCGGCAGGCGGACACGGGGTATAAGCGCCCGGCGAAGTCGGATCAGAGGTGGGTGCCGGGGATTTACTGA
- a CDS encoding cysteine desulfurase family protein, producing MPGTSYLDYNATAPILPAVRDAVMAALEVAGNPSSVHGFGRRARRLVEDARAEVAALAGVVPARVVFTSGGTEANTSALSTGASGRAGRRVLVSAIEHDSVLETVPDAERIPVLTDGTVDLAALDRMLARADGPALVSVMLVNNETGVIQPVAEVSRLAHAHGALFHCDAVQGAGRVGIDADSLGIDLMTLSAHKLGGPHGVGALVVREGIPIAPVLRGGGQEQRRRAGTENVAGIAGFGAAARLARNAAGEIDRIGRLRDGLERRIAEAAESSGVAVTIHGRAAPRVANTACVSMPGVSSETQIMALDLAGVAVSAGSACSSGKVKPSHVLTAMGVDAGEASSAIRVSLGWATGPEDVDRFVDAWSTLCRRRARAMVGP from the coding sequence ATGCCCGGCACCTCCTATCTCGACTACAACGCGACCGCCCCGATCCTGCCCGCCGTGCGCGACGCCGTGATGGCGGCGCTGGAGGTCGCCGGCAATCCCTCCTCCGTCCACGGCTTCGGCCGGCGCGCGCGCCGGCTGGTCGAGGATGCCCGGGCCGAGGTGGCGGCGCTGGCCGGGGTCGTACCGGCCCGGGTCGTGTTCACGTCGGGCGGGACCGAGGCGAACACGTCGGCGTTGTCCACGGGAGCCTCCGGGAGAGCCGGCCGCCGCGTGCTGGTGTCGGCGATCGAGCATGACTCGGTGCTGGAGACCGTTCCCGACGCGGAACGGATCCCGGTCTTGACGGACGGCACGGTGGACCTCGCGGCGCTCGACCGGATGCTGGCGCGGGCGGACGGGCCGGCCCTGGTCTCGGTCATGCTGGTCAACAACGAGACCGGGGTGATCCAGCCGGTCGCCGAGGTGTCGCGCCTCGCCCATGCCCATGGCGCGCTGTTCCATTGCGACGCCGTCCAGGGAGCCGGCCGCGTCGGAATCGACGCCGATTCGCTGGGCATCGACCTGATGACCCTGTCGGCCCACAAGCTGGGCGGCCCCCACGGCGTGGGCGCCCTGGTGGTGCGGGAAGGCATCCCGATCGCGCCCGTGCTGCGCGGTGGCGGACAGGAGCAGCGCCGCCGGGCCGGAACGGAGAACGTCGCCGGGATCGCCGGGTTCGGCGCCGCCGCCAGGCTCGCCCGGAACGCCGCGGGCGAAATCGACCGGATCGGCCGGCTGCGCGACGGGCTGGAACGGCGTATCGCCGAAGCGGCCGAGTCGTCCGGCGTCGCCGTCACGATCCACGGCAGGGCCGCGCCGCGGGTCGCCAACACCGCCTGCGTGTCGATGCCGGGGGTTTCCAGCGAAACGCAGATCATGGCCCTGGACCTGGCCGGCGTGGCGGTCAGCGCCGGATCGGCCTGCTCCAGCGGCAAGGTGAAGCCGTCGCACGTTCTGACCGCCATGGGAGTCGACGCCGGCGAGGCGTCCTCCGCCATCCGGGTCAGCCTGGGCTGGGCGACGGGGCCGGAGGACGTCGACCGCTTCGTGGATGCCTGGAGCACGCTGTGCCGCCGCCGGGCGCGTGCGATGGTCGGCCCCTGA